Proteins co-encoded in one Flavivirga eckloniae genomic window:
- a CDS encoding RagB/SusD family nutrient uptake outer membrane protein: MKRYYKTLLFIFLVAPFFVSCEDYLDVSPELGISSEEVFTDYFNTRGVVDRANFLIHNYVYFNTDWASELGVMSDECQISQTRYPPHYVFNTGVWMNSNFRELAGMTNEKDWQEYHDKDHEAEPVSKAFLAIRAVNSVLENIDKLQEYPTELGYTPQQLKDQLVGQSYFLRAFHYFQIIRRYGGFPTMTKTFEISHNFDEVRPTYLQSTDSLVQDLDKAIQFLPEKWNDQNKGRVTKTSAKALKAMTLLYAASPLMNPDLNPYGANSRTYNNAYAEKAAIAAAEAINDYPKGGYEMFSMDQYTENWYSRTSGFPKEAILQAPLSRHTDPDGWGIAGMGWFLPQFAGGWQVEGQPTQNAVDWFETADGYDVSDPEAISSGSFDPSDPYSNRDPRFRALILVHGDDMFEGLPNPSNNDVRMLNVKPDGWHYKFETGKNKIFTGYYHKGKHRWPGCDKWNRSGGWYRMFPHIRVAQLYLDYAEAANEAYGPNGMAPGASLSAVQALNIVRSRANMPGVLAKYTTSKDVFRKRIYNERAVELYHEFHRWHDLRRWKLSKEVLGQGTIYGADIKDVGGQTVYEKKALQGALRVFEDRHYWYPFPSKVMDIMTQFEQNPGW, translated from the coding sequence ATGAAAAGATATTATAAAACACTGCTATTTATATTTTTAGTAGCACCGTTCTTTGTTTCATGTGAAGATTACTTAGATGTTAGCCCAGAGTTAGGAATAAGCTCAGAAGAGGTTTTTACAGATTATTTTAATACACGTGGCGTCGTAGATAGAGCCAATTTTTTAATACACAATTATGTTTATTTTAATACAGACTGGGCAAGTGAGTTAGGAGTTATGTCTGATGAGTGCCAGATATCACAAACAAGATATCCGCCACATTATGTATTTAATACAGGAGTTTGGATGAACTCTAATTTTCGTGAATTAGCCGGTATGACTAATGAAAAAGATTGGCAAGAGTATCACGATAAAGACCATGAGGCAGAACCTGTTTCCAAAGCCTTTTTAGCAATTAGAGCCGTAAATTCTGTATTAGAAAACATAGATAAATTACAGGAATACCCAACCGAATTGGGATATACGCCACAACAGCTAAAAGATCAACTAGTAGGACAAAGTTACTTTTTAAGGGCATTTCATTACTTTCAGATTATTCGAAGATATGGCGGGTTTCCAACTATGACCAAGACATTCGAGATAAGCCATAATTTCGATGAAGTAAGACCAACTTATCTGCAATCAACCGATTCATTAGTACAGGATCTGGATAAAGCCATTCAATTTTTACCCGAAAAGTGGAACGATCAAAACAAGGGTAGAGTTACAAAAACTTCGGCTAAGGCATTAAAAGCTATGACGTTACTTTATGCGGCGAGTCCATTAATGAATCCAGATTTAAACCCATATGGGGCGAATTCAAGAACCTATAATAATGCTTACGCCGAAAAAGCAGCTATAGCGGCAGCAGAAGCTATTAATGATTATCCAAAAGGAGGGTACGAGATGTTCTCTATGGATCAATATACAGAAAACTGGTATAGCAGAACATCTGGTTTTCCAAAAGAAGCCATTCTTCAAGCGCCGTTATCAAGGCACACCGATCCAGATGGTTGGGGTATAGCAGGAATGGGATGGTTTTTACCGCAATTTGCAGGTGGTTGGCAAGTAGAAGGGCAGCCTACTCAGAATGCTGTAGATTGGTTTGAAACAGCCGATGGATACGATGTTAGCGACCCCGAAGCTATTAGTAGCGGTAGTTTTGATCCGAGCGATCCATATAGCAATAGAGACCCACGCTTTAGAGCTTTGATTTTGGTACATGGGGACGATATGTTCGAAGGGTTACCAAACCCGAGCAACAACGATGTAAGAATGCTTAATGTGAAACCAGATGGTTGGCACTATAAGTTTGAGACTGGCAAGAACAAAATATTTACCGGCTACTACCACAAGGGAAAACACAGATGGCCAGGTTGCGATAAATGGAACCGTTCCGGAGGATGGTATCGCATGTTTCCCCATATAAGAGTTGCCCAATTATATCTGGATTACGCAGAAGCCGCCAATGAGGCTTATGGCCCTAACGGTATGGCTCCTGGAGCCTCGTTATCAGCCGTACAGGCTTTAAATATTGTACGAAGCAGAGCCAATATGCCCGGTGTATTAGCAAAATATACCACAAGTAAAGATGTGTTTAGAAAGCGCATTTATAACGAAAGAGCTGTAGAACTTTATCATGAATTTCATCGTTGGCATGACCTAAGAAGGTGGAAACTATCTAAAGAGGTATTGGGACAAGGAACCATTTATGGAGCAGATATTAAAGATGTTGGAGGGCAAACGGTTTATGAGAAAAAGGCTTTACAAGGCGCTTTACGTGTATTTGAAGATAGACATTACTGGTACCCGTTTCCTTCTAAAGTTATGGATATAATGACTCAATTCGAACAAAACCCTGGGTGGTAA
- a CDS encoding TonB-dependent receptor, with the protein MKFTAIFLIVALFQTHANPTDTTKDVEVTIKFKNVSLEKVLNRIESLTDFKFIYKDDDVDYNMRVTVKAYKKPLSRVLDQLFTGTNINYSFFDKQIVLKPRPAIKRIKIPIPKIQTKFQVSGVVVDQKGEPLTGANVIEKGVSNGTTVDFDGKFTLRVSSEKATLVISFLGFVTKEIPVNGQSQIRVELQESLSELDEVVVVGFGSQKKETVVGSITQAKGEELLRTGNVTTVSEALTGIMPGVSTMQAAGQPGSTQSNILIRGQSTWTSNTPLFVVDGVERDFNDLDPNEIESISVLKDASATAVFGVKAANGVVLVTTKRGKQGDTRVSFTTSWGLKEPTMNTDYYADYATTLEHYNMALMNDRLYADLVPQSEIDMWRNPDRDRRFYTYTTWINELLTTGVSSQHNLNVSGGNDFVTYFTSLGYQYDGDIFNLEKQAEFDPRTYQKRYNWRTNLDFNFSETTKFKVGLSGNFKQWNGNVITQGNRNGIATGNGDSFTRIWQTPLIGPIPVLEDGRLTTEEGAVVNPNFYRMEKEGQWRRRTNTMYTDFTLVQDITEDLKISGKVSYNFSQGYNSNVRRNLLYYFPNQDKTGFMQDGDPDAVQGALVVSAENISASSSSLYYEARLNYNKTINEDHDIGLMGLFNRRKAQNGTSFPRYEESWVGRATYGYKGKYLAEFNGAYNGNENWAPGLRFGFFPSAAVGWVVSKEGFFENNVKFLNFLKFRYSYGEIGSDGGIGGNRFLYQSVFESRTGGNNAFFYGDPLINYGGGDYAIIREGSPAVPNNTWETAIKQDLAMEFALLNNKLRGNIELFDEKRKDIIMQRRTTAPWFGNSAPLANIGETKNHGVDIELKWNSTIGQDFEYFFRANVSLSESRVLERDDPASAEPHRRDAGKPIGWQNGLLANGLHQSWDDVYNSTVSTWDGKLIPGTLDFVDYNGDGIINEFDRVPINNPSFAAKTYAFSFGLTYKNFSAHAMFNGMFDISKELHRIYLFEYESAGSASWQLLNNEQRNAWSFNNRNGVHPALRTISNNHDTQRSTYTNRSSNFLRFRTLELKYAFGKKLKEIIGLFDAFEVYVNGNNLATWSDLPDEFDPEQTQLLVYPITKRYNFGVRASF; encoded by the coding sequence ATGAAATTTACCGCAATTTTTTTAATCGTTGCCTTGTTCCAAACCCATGCTAATCCTACAGACACAACGAAAGATGTTGAGGTTACTATAAAATTCAAAAATGTTAGTTTGGAAAAGGTATTAAATCGGATAGAATCCCTAACCGATTTTAAATTCATCTATAAAGATGACGACGTAGACTATAATATGCGGGTTACTGTTAAGGCTTATAAAAAGCCACTTTCAAGAGTGTTGGATCAATTATTTACGGGAACCAATATAAATTATAGCTTTTTCGACAAACAAATCGTTTTAAAACCCAGACCAGCAATAAAACGAATAAAAATACCAATACCTAAAATACAAACAAAGTTTCAGGTAAGTGGTGTTGTAGTAGATCAGAAAGGCGAACCGCTAACAGGAGCCAATGTTATAGAAAAAGGGGTCTCTAATGGAACTACTGTCGATTTCGACGGTAAATTTACACTTAGAGTTTCAAGTGAAAAAGCCACCTTAGTAATATCCTTTCTTGGATTTGTAACAAAAGAAATTCCCGTAAACGGACAATCTCAAATTCGAGTCGAGTTACAAGAAAGTTTATCAGAATTAGATGAAGTCGTCGTCGTAGGCTTCGGTAGCCAGAAAAAGGAAACCGTGGTTGGCTCTATTACCCAGGCAAAAGGAGAAGAACTTCTTAGAACCGGTAATGTTACTACAGTATCTGAAGCACTAACAGGAATCATGCCTGGAGTTTCTACTATGCAGGCCGCTGGACAACCAGGATCGACCCAGTCCAATATTTTAATTCGCGGGCAGTCTACCTGGACCAGTAACACCCCCTTATTTGTAGTAGATGGTGTTGAGCGCGATTTTAACGATCTCGATCCTAACGAAATAGAATCTATTTCGGTTTTAAAAGACGCCTCTGCCACAGCAGTATTTGGAGTTAAAGCAGCAAATGGAGTTGTTTTAGTTACCACCAAACGAGGAAAACAAGGCGATACCAGGGTGAGCTTTACAACCAGTTGGGGGCTTAAAGAACCTACTATGAATACAGATTATTATGCCGATTACGCCACCACGTTAGAGCATTATAATATGGCTCTAATGAACGATCGTTTGTATGCCGATTTGGTACCGCAAAGTGAAATAGATATGTGGAGAAACCCAGATCGAGACAGACGGTTTTACACATATACCACTTGGATTAACGAACTATTAACTACGGGTGTTTCTTCGCAACACAACTTGAATGTTTCTGGAGGAAACGACTTTGTTACATATTTTACTTCGCTGGGATATCAGTATGACGGAGACATTTTTAATTTAGAAAAACAAGCAGAATTCGATCCGCGTACCTACCAAAAAAGATACAATTGGCGTACCAATTTGGATTTCAATTTTAGTGAAACCACGAAATTCAAAGTAGGATTATCCGGTAATTTTAAGCAATGGAACGGTAATGTGATTACCCAAGGAAATAGAAATGGTATTGCTACTGGTAATGGAGATAGTTTTACCCGTATTTGGCAAACCCCACTTATAGGCCCTATTCCAGTTCTTGAAGATGGTCGGTTAACCACAGAAGAAGGTGCCGTTGTAAACCCTAATTTTTACAGAATGGAAAAAGAAGGGCAATGGAGACGGCGCACTAATACCATGTATACAGACTTTACATTGGTTCAGGACATTACAGAAGACTTAAAAATTAGCGGAAAAGTATCCTATAACTTTAGTCAGGGATATAATAGTAACGTTAGAAGAAACCTTTTGTATTATTTCCCAAACCAAGATAAGACAGGTTTTATGCAGGATGGTGACCCAGACGCCGTACAAGGTGCATTAGTAGTTAGTGCAGAAAACATTTCGGCTTCGAGTAGTAGTTTGTATTATGAAGCACGCTTAAACTACAATAAAACTATAAATGAAGATCACGATATAGGGCTTATGGGGCTTTTTAATCGTAGAAAGGCACAAAACGGAACCTCGTTTCCAAGATATGAAGAAAGCTGGGTAGGAAGAGCAACCTATGGGTACAAAGGAAAATATTTGGCAGAATTTAACGGTGCATATAACGGTAATGAAAACTGGGCACCTGGACTTCGTTTTGGTTTCTTTCCATCTGCAGCAGTAGGTTGGGTAGTTTCTAAAGAAGGTTTTTTTGAAAATAACGTTAAGTTTTTAAACTTTCTTAAGTTCAGATATTCCTATGGAGAAATTGGTTCCGATGGAGGCATAGGAGGAAATCGTTTCCTTTATCAATCGGTATTTGAATCCAGAACAGGGGGGAATAATGCCTTCTTTTATGGCGATCCACTAATTAATTATGGAGGTGGCGATTATGCTATTATTCGTGAAGGTTCTCCGGCTGTGCCCAATAATACCTGGGAAACAGCTATAAAACAAGATTTGGCAATGGAGTTTGCCTTGTTGAATAATAAATTAAGGGGAAACATCGAATTGTTTGATGAAAAACGAAAGGATATTATCATGCAACGCCGAACAACAGCACCCTGGTTTGGTAATTCGGCACCGTTGGCCAATATAGGAGAGACAAAAAATCATGGTGTTGATATTGAGCTTAAATGGAATTCTACCATAGGGCAAGATTTTGAATATTTCTTTAGAGCCAATGTATCCTTAAGCGAAAGTCGCGTATTGGAACGAGATGATCCAGCATCTGCCGAACCTCACCGTCGTGATGCAGGAAAGCCTATCGGCTGGCAAAACGGATTACTCGCCAATGGGTTACATCAATCGTGGGACGACGTTTACAATAGTACTGTATCAACCTGGGATGGTAAATTAATACCAGGAACATTGGACTTTGTTGATTATAACGGTGACGGAATCATTAATGAATTTGATAGGGTACCAATAAACAACCCTTCTTTTGCAGCAAAAACCTATGCTTTTAGCTTTGGTTTAACCTATAAAAACTTTTCTGCACATGCTATGTTTAATGGCATGTTCGATATTTCTAAAGAACTACACAGAATATACCTGTTCGAATATGAATCTGCTGGAAGTGCAAGCTGGCAACTTTTAAATAATGAACAACGAAATGCTTGGTCATTTAATAACCGAAATGGAGTACATCCAGCGTTACGAACAATTTCAAACAACCATGATACTCAAAGAAGCACCTATACAAACCGGTCTAGCAATTTTTTAAGGTTTAGAACTTTAGAGTTAAAATACGCTTTTGGTAAAAAATTAAAAGAAATCATTGGTTTGTTTGATGCCTTCGAAGTTTATGTAAACGGGAATAATCTGGCAACCTGGTCGGATTTACCAGATGAATTCGATCCCGAACAAACACAATTGTTGGTGTATCCAATTACTAAACGATACAATTTTGGAGTGAGAGCCTCCTTCTAA